A single region of the Micropterus dolomieu isolate WLL.071019.BEF.003 ecotype Adirondacks linkage group LG18, ASM2129224v1, whole genome shotgun sequence genome encodes:
- the glyctk gene encoding glycerate kinase, with product MARVLSLVRLQPFLTLVGRRKPMPCTMSMDSRARGVFAAAVEAVQPDTVVRQSIERKEDSVVICGRKFTLQHNLHLVGFGKAVLGMAAEAERILGDHLVKGIISVPHGIQQTLQQHGKNHLLLKENSHIKVMEGAKHNLPDTDAQKAAEGIKQLASELTEKDLLLVLISGGGSALLPAPIPPISLQEKLDVTRKLAAAGSTIQELNTVRRALSFLKGGGLAHCAHPAQVIALILSDVIGDPLDLIASGPTVRSEVWPEEVLSVFERYKLLNFLPASVKEVLGRPSPRWRENTDESNTLGHVLNAVIGSNSVALQCAGRRARELGFRPVVLAPGVCGDVRAVSRLYGLLAHFACSQKEPPPEIAAELLRLGPEVGVESWDLCRTMQVLDEGRTEGWGATCLLAGGEPTVELTGKGRGGRNQELALRVGLELRGLGLPPNGPVFLSGGTDGQDGPTEAAGAITDGGLYEEAQTQGLDIDNFLTNNDSYTFFTRLSAGQRLLVPGLTCTNVMDVHLLLIPPIPVNIR from the exons ATGGCCCGTGTTCTTTCCCTGGTCCGGCTTCAGCCTTTTCTCACCCTTGTGGGCAGGAGAAAACCTATGCCATGCACAATGTCAATGGACTCAAGGGCACGTGGGGTGTTTGCAGCTGCAGTGGAAGCTGTGCAGCCAGACACTGTGGTCCGGCAGAGTATAGAGCGCAAGGAGGACTCAGTTGTTATCTGTGGTCGCAAATTCACACTCCAACACAATCTGCACTTGGTGGGCTTTGGAAAAGCTGTACTGGGTATGGCTGCCGAGGCTGAGAGGATTTTGGGGGATCACTTAGTAAAAGGAATAATAAGTGTGCCACATGGGATTCAGCAGACATTACAGCAGCATGGGAAAAA CCATCTgttgttaaaagaaaacagcCACATCAAAGTAATGGAGGGAGCTAAACACAACTTGCCTGACACTGATGCCCAGAAGGCAGCTGAAGGGATCAAGCAGTTAGCGAGTGAACTGACGGAGAAAGACTTGCTGCTTGTACTGATTTCAG GTGGAGGCTCTGCACTATTGCCTGCGCCCATCCCACCAATCTCGTTGCAAGAGAAACTTGATGTTACCCGCAAACTTGCCGCTGCTGGTTCCACCATTCAAGAGCTGAACACTGTGCGGCGCGCCCTGTCTTTCTTAAAAGGCGGAGGGCTTGCACATTGTGCTCACCCTGCACAG GTGATTGCACTGATATTGTCCGATGTAATTGGGGACCCTCTGGACTTGATAGCCAGTGGCCCCACAGTGCGGAGTGAGGTGTGGCCTGAAgaagttttgtctgtttttgaacGTTACAAGCTGTTGAACTTTCTACCAGCCTCAGTAAAGGAAGTCCTTGGAAGACCAAGTCCCCGGTGGAGGGAGAATACAGATGAATCTAACACATTGGGACATGTTCTCAATGCTGTGATTGGCTCCAACAGTGTTGCCCTTCAGTGTGCTGGTCGCCGGGCCCGAGAGCTAGGTTTCCGCCCTGTTGTGCTGGCACCAGGAGTGTGTGGTGATGTAAGGGCAGTCTCCAGACTTTATGGCCTCCTGGCCCACTTTGCCTGTTCTCAAAAGGAACCTCCTCCCGAGATTGCTGCTGAGTTGCTGAGGCTGGGGCCTGAAGTAGGAGTGGAGAGCTGGGACCTCTGCCGTACCATGCAGGTCTTGGATGAAGGGCGTACAGAAGGATGGGGCGCCACGTGTCTTTTAGCTGGAGGTGAGCCCACTGTGGAGCTGACAGGCAAGGGTCGAGGTGGTCGAAACCAGGAACTGGCCCTGCGAGTGGGACTGGAGCTAAGAGGCCTGGGACTCCCGCCTAATGGTCCTGTTTTCCTGAGCGGTGGAACTGATGGTCAAGATGGACCCACTGAGGCAGCAGGGGCCATTACTGATGGAGGGTTGTATGAAGAGGCACAAACACAGGGGTTGGACATCGACAACTTCCTTACCAACAATGATTCTTACACTTTTTTTACACGTCTTTCTGCTGGGCAGCGATTACTTGTACCAGGCCTAACCTGCACAAATGTGATGGATGTGCACTTGCTACTTATCCCACCAATTCCCGTTAACATAAGATAA
- the LOC123956749 gene encoding twinfilin-2 isoform X2 — protein MFLALVVTPELREFLARARGGAVRFIKVRIQDEQLVLGAYREPEKSWDQDYDHFLLPLLDDQEPCYILYRLDSQNAQGYEWIFISWSPDQSPVKQKMLYAATRATVKKEFGGGHVKYEMFGTAEEDICLLGYQRHVSSCSGPAPLTLAEQELQRIKITEVKTEISVESKHQTLQGLAFPLQETAKRALQQLAQKRINYIQLRLDVEKETIELVHSNPTETRDLPRRVPKDTPRYHFFLYKHSHEGDYLESVVFIYSMPGYSCSIKERMLYSSCKSRLLEEVEKVYHLEIAKKLEIDDGDELTEDFLYDEVHPKQHAHKQAFAKPRGPAGKRGHKRLIKGTGGTIPDS, from the exons ATGTTTCTCGCACTAGTAGTGACGCCAGAGCTCAGGGAGTTCCTGGCCAGGGCAAGAGGTGGAGCAGTGCGTTTCATCAAGGTGCGCATTCAAGATG AGCAGCTGGTGCTTGGGGCCTACAGAGAGCcggaaaagagctgggaccaggATTATGATCActttctgcttcctcttctGGACGACCAGGAGCCCTGCTACATCCTGTACCGCCTCGACTCCCAGAATGCACAGGGTTACGAGTGGATCTTCATATCGTGGTCACCTGACCAGTCTCCA GTGAAACAGAAGATGTTGTATGCTGCCACGCGTGCCACAGTGAAGAAAGAGTTTGGGGGTGGCCATGTAAAATATGAGATGTTCGGCACAGCTGAG GAGGACATCTGTTTGCTGGGCTACCAGCGTCATGTGTCATCTTGCTCCGGTCCTGCCCCCCTCACATTAGCTGAGCAGGAGCTCCAGAGGATCAAAATCACAGAG GTGAAAACAGAGATCAGCGTGGAGAGTAAGCACCAGACACTTCAGGGCCTCGCTTTCCCGCTGCAGGAGACAGCCAAAAGGGCCCTACAGCAACTTGCCCAAAAACGCATTAACTACATACAACTG AGGTTGGATGTAGAGAAGGAGACAATCGAGCTGGTCCATTCCAACCCGACAGAAACCCGAGATTTGCCCCGCAGAGTTCCCAAAGACACTCCCAGATACCACTTCTTCCTTTACAAACACTCCCACGAAGGAGACTACCTGGAATCTGTTG TGTTCATATACTCAATGCCAGGATACAGCTGCAGCATTAAGGAGCGGATGTTGTATTCCAGCTGCAAGAGTCGACTactggaggaggtggagaaagtTTACCATTTGGAAATTGCTAAAAAG TTGGAGATTGATGACGGAGATGAACTAACAGAGGATTTTCTGTATGACGAGGTCCATCCCAAGCAGCACGCCCACAAACAAGCCTTTGCTAAGCCCCGTGGCCCAGCAGGAAAAAGGGGGCACAAGCGCCTCATTAAGGGGACAGGAGGCACCATACCGGACAGCTAG
- the LOC123987314 gene encoding cytokine-inducible SH2-containing protein-like isoform X2 codes for MTGLHSGIPRINRPRAPLPPAPSSEAPRGMRAGTVPPSPCLQSTPPLWDPTKDLRAIARNFCYLENSGWYWGAVTAAQAHAALQEASEGAFLVRDSSHPLYMLTLSVRTARGPTSIRIQYSGAQFLLDSSSPARPSLSSFPNVPSLVQHYMGPERKAVEGKVEEEAPSKPSQQTIEETSVVLKLKRAVYKPQGLPSLQHLTRLIINRHSDCPDQLPLPKPLLRYIQDYPFKV; via the exons ATGACGGGGCTCCACTCCGGTATCCCGAGAATTAACCG TCCTAGAGCTCCTCTACCCCCTGCTCCGTCCAGCGAAGCCCCACGGGGTATGCGGGCAGGAACTGTACCTCCTTCCCCTTGCCTTCAAAGCACCCCGCCGCTATGGGACCCCACAAAGGACCTGCGGGCAATTGCCAGAAACTTCTGCTATCTAGAAAATTCAG GATGGTACTGGGGAGCTGTAACTGCGGCTCAGGCCCATGCTGCACTTCAAGAGGCATCTGAAGGAGCTTTTCTGGTACGTGACAGCAGCCACCCTCTGTACATGCTGACCCTCTCGGTCAGGACAGCACGCGGTCCAACCAGTATACGGATCCAGTACAGCGGTGCCCAGTTTTTGCTCGACTCCAGCTCCCCGGCCCGGCCCAGCCTGTCGTCCTTCCCCAATGTGCCCAGCCTGGTGCAACACTACATGGGACCAGAGAGGAAAGCAGTGGAggggaaggtggaggaggaggcccCTTCAAAACCCTCTCAGCAGACAATTGAGGAGACATCTGTGGTATTAAAACTGAAGCGAGCCGTGTACAAGCCCCAGGGCCTCCCCTCCTTACAGCACCTCACAAGGCTCATCATTAACAGACACTCTGACTGTCCTGACCAGCTACCACTCCCGAAGCCTCTGCTGCGTTACATACAGGACTATCCCTTCAAGGTATGA
- the LOC123956749 gene encoding twinfilin-2 isoform X1, with protein sequence MFLALVVTPELREFLARARGGAVRFIKVRIQDEQLVLGAYREPEKSWDQDYDHFLLPLLDDQEPCYILYRLDSQNAQGYEWIFISWSPDQSPVKQKMLYAATRATVKKEFGGGHVKYEMFGTAEEDICLLGYQRHVSSCSGPAPLTLAEQELQRIKITESRVKQVKTEISVESKHQTLQGLAFPLQETAKRALQQLAQKRINYIQLRLDVEKETIELVHSNPTETRDLPRRVPKDTPRYHFFLYKHSHEGDYLESVVFIYSMPGYSCSIKERMLYSSCKSRLLEEVEKVYHLEIAKKLEIDDGDELTEDFLYDEVHPKQHAHKQAFAKPRGPAGKRGHKRLIKGTGGTIPDS encoded by the exons ATGTTTCTCGCACTAGTAGTGACGCCAGAGCTCAGGGAGTTCCTGGCCAGGGCAAGAGGTGGAGCAGTGCGTTTCATCAAGGTGCGCATTCAAGATG AGCAGCTGGTGCTTGGGGCCTACAGAGAGCcggaaaagagctgggaccaggATTATGATCActttctgcttcctcttctGGACGACCAGGAGCCCTGCTACATCCTGTACCGCCTCGACTCCCAGAATGCACAGGGTTACGAGTGGATCTTCATATCGTGGTCACCTGACCAGTCTCCA GTGAAACAGAAGATGTTGTATGCTGCCACGCGTGCCACAGTGAAGAAAGAGTTTGGGGGTGGCCATGTAAAATATGAGATGTTCGGCACAGCTGAG GAGGACATCTGTTTGCTGGGCTACCAGCGTCATGTGTCATCTTGCTCCGGTCCTGCCCCCCTCACATTAGCTGAGCAGGAGCTCCAGAGGATCAAAATCACAGAG AGCCGGGTCAAACAG GTGAAAACAGAGATCAGCGTGGAGAGTAAGCACCAGACACTTCAGGGCCTCGCTTTCCCGCTGCAGGAGACAGCCAAAAGGGCCCTACAGCAACTTGCCCAAAAACGCATTAACTACATACAACTG AGGTTGGATGTAGAGAAGGAGACAATCGAGCTGGTCCATTCCAACCCGACAGAAACCCGAGATTTGCCCCGCAGAGTTCCCAAAGACACTCCCAGATACCACTTCTTCCTTTACAAACACTCCCACGAAGGAGACTACCTGGAATCTGTTG TGTTCATATACTCAATGCCAGGATACAGCTGCAGCATTAAGGAGCGGATGTTGTATTCCAGCTGCAAGAGTCGACTactggaggaggtggagaaagtTTACCATTTGGAAATTGCTAAAAAG TTGGAGATTGATGACGGAGATGAACTAACAGAGGATTTTCTGTATGACGAGGTCCATCCCAAGCAGCACGCCCACAAACAAGCCTTTGCTAAGCCCCGTGGCCCAGCAGGAAAAAGGGGGCACAAGCGCCTCATTAAGGGGACAGGAGGCACCATACCGGACAGCTAG
- the LOC123987314 gene encoding cytokine-inducible SH2-containing protein-like isoform X3 encodes MILCVPGPRAPLPPAPSSEAPRGMRAGTVPPSPCLQSTPPLWDPTKDLRAIARNFCYLENSGWYWGAVTAAQAHAALQEASEGAFLVRDSSHPLYMLTLSVRTARGPTSIRIQYSGAQFLLDSSSPARPSLSSFPNVPSLVQHYMGPERKAVEGKVEEEAPSKPSQQTIEETSVVLKLKRAVYKPQGLPSLQHLTRLIINRHSDCPDQLPLPKPLLRYIQDYPFKV; translated from the exons ATGATTCTTTGTGTACCAGG TCCTAGAGCTCCTCTACCCCCTGCTCCGTCCAGCGAAGCCCCACGGGGTATGCGGGCAGGAACTGTACCTCCTTCCCCTTGCCTTCAAAGCACCCCGCCGCTATGGGACCCCACAAAGGACCTGCGGGCAATTGCCAGAAACTTCTGCTATCTAGAAAATTCAG GATGGTACTGGGGAGCTGTAACTGCGGCTCAGGCCCATGCTGCACTTCAAGAGGCATCTGAAGGAGCTTTTCTGGTACGTGACAGCAGCCACCCTCTGTACATGCTGACCCTCTCGGTCAGGACAGCACGCGGTCCAACCAGTATACGGATCCAGTACAGCGGTGCCCAGTTTTTGCTCGACTCCAGCTCCCCGGCCCGGCCCAGCCTGTCGTCCTTCCCCAATGTGCCCAGCCTGGTGCAACACTACATGGGACCAGAGAGGAAAGCAGTGGAggggaaggtggaggaggaggcccCTTCAAAACCCTCTCAGCAGACAATTGAGGAGACATCTGTGGTATTAAAACTGAAGCGAGCCGTGTACAAGCCCCAGGGCCTCCCCTCCTTACAGCACCTCACAAGGCTCATCATTAACAGACACTCTGACTGTCCTGACCAGCTACCACTCCCGAAGCCTCTGCTGCGTTACATACAGGACTATCCCTTCAAGGTATGA
- the wdr82 gene encoding WD repeat-containing protein 82 — MKLTDNVLRSFRVAKVFRENSDKINCFDFSSNGETIISSSDDDSLVLYDCQEGKPKRTLYSKKYGVDLIRYTHAANTVVYSSNKIDDTIRYLSLHDNKYIRYFPGHNKRVTSLSMSPVDDTFISGSLDKTIRLWDLRSPNCQGLMHLQGKPVCSFDPEGLIFASGINSEMVKLYDLRSFDKGPFATFKLQYDRTCEWTGLKFSNDGKLILLSTNGGALRILDAFKGAVLHSFGGYNNSKGVTLEASFTPDSQFVMIGSEDGKIHVWNAESGMKVALLDGKHTGPITCLQFNPKFMTFASACSNMAFWLPTIDD, encoded by the exons ATGAAGCTGACGGACAATGTGCTGCGGAGCTTCAGAGTTGCTAAGGTGTTTCGAGAAAATTCAGACAAAATCAATTGCTTCGATTTCAGTTCAAACGGAGAAACAATTATTTCCAGCAGCGACGACGATTCATTAGTCTTGTACGACTGCCAAGAGGGAAA ACCCAAGAGGACTCTCTACAGTAAAAAGTACGGAGTGGATCTGATCAGGTACACACATGCTGCAAACACTGTGGTCTACAGTTCCAACAAAATCGATG ATACTATCCGGTACCTGTCGCTTCATGACAACAAATACATCCGCTACTTTCCTGGGCATAACAAAAG AGTGACATCTCTCTCCATGTCTCCTGTGGACGACACATTTATTTCTGGCTCATTAGATAAAACAATCAGACTGTGGGATTTGCGGTCACCTAATTGCCAA GGCCTGATGCACCTACAGGGGAAGCCGGTTTGCTCCTTTGATCCAGAGGGCCTCATTTTTGCTTCTGGAATAAATTCAGAGATGGTTAAACTTTATGATCTGCGGTCATTTGACAAA GGTCCCTTTGCAACCTTCAAGCTTCAGTATGACAGGACATGCGAGTGGACAGGACTCAAGTTTAGCAACGACGGAAAACTTATTCTTCTTTCTACTAATGGCGGAGCCCTTCGCATCTTAGATGCGTTTAAGGGTGCTGTGCTACATTCCTTTGGG GGCTACAACAACAGTAAAGGTGTAACACTGGAGGCATCATTCACTCCGGATTCTCAGTTTGTTATGATTG GCTCAGAGGACGGAAAGATACACGTGTGGAACGCAGAGAGCGGGATGAAGGTGGCTTTATTAGACGGGAAGCACACAGGACCGATTACTTGCCTGCAGTTCAACCCAAAGTTTATGACGTTTGCAAGCGCCTGCTCCAACATG GCGTTCTGGCTCCCCACCATTGATGACTGA
- the LOC123987314 gene encoding cytokine-inducible SH2-containing protein-like isoform X1 gives MEAMCFLCLLNHIFHLISSPRAPLPPAPSSEAPRGMRAGTVPPSPCLQSTPPLWDPTKDLRAIARNFCYLENSGWYWGAVTAAQAHAALQEASEGAFLVRDSSHPLYMLTLSVRTARGPTSIRIQYSGAQFLLDSSSPARPSLSSFPNVPSLVQHYMGPERKAVEGKVEEEAPSKPSQQTIEETSVVLKLKRAVYKPQGLPSLQHLTRLIINRHSDCPDQLPLPKPLLRYIQDYPFKV, from the exons ATGGAAGCCATGTGTTTTTTATGCCTTCTTAACCATATTTTCCATCTTATTTCCAGTCCTAGAGCTCCTCTACCCCCTGCTCCGTCCAGCGAAGCCCCACGGGGTATGCGGGCAGGAACTGTACCTCCTTCCCCTTGCCTTCAAAGCACCCCGCCGCTATGGGACCCCACAAAGGACCTGCGGGCAATTGCCAGAAACTTCTGCTATCTAGAAAATTCAG GATGGTACTGGGGAGCTGTAACTGCGGCTCAGGCCCATGCTGCACTTCAAGAGGCATCTGAAGGAGCTTTTCTGGTACGTGACAGCAGCCACCCTCTGTACATGCTGACCCTCTCGGTCAGGACAGCACGCGGTCCAACCAGTATACGGATCCAGTACAGCGGTGCCCAGTTTTTGCTCGACTCCAGCTCCCCGGCCCGGCCCAGCCTGTCGTCCTTCCCCAATGTGCCCAGCCTGGTGCAACACTACATGGGACCAGAGAGGAAAGCAGTGGAggggaaggtggaggaggaggcccCTTCAAAACCCTCTCAGCAGACAATTGAGGAGACATCTGTGGTATTAAAACTGAAGCGAGCCGTGTACAAGCCCCAGGGCCTCCCCTCCTTACAGCACCTCACAAGGCTCATCATTAACAGACACTCTGACTGTCCTGACCAGCTACCACTCCCGAAGCCTCTGCTGCGTTACATACAGGACTATCCCTTCAAGGTATGA
- the LOC123956749 gene encoding twinfilin-2 isoform X3, which produces MLVLGAYREPEKSWDQDYDHFLLPLLDDQEPCYILYRLDSQNAQGYEWIFISWSPDQSPVKQKMLYAATRATVKKEFGGGHVKYEMFGTAEEDICLLGYQRHVSSCSGPAPLTLAEQELQRIKITESRVKQVKTEISVESKHQTLQGLAFPLQETAKRALQQLAQKRINYIQLRLDVEKETIELVHSNPTETRDLPRRVPKDTPRYHFFLYKHSHEGDYLESVVFIYSMPGYSCSIKERMLYSSCKSRLLEEVEKVYHLEIAKKLEIDDGDELTEDFLYDEVHPKQHAHKQAFAKPRGPAGKRGHKRLIKGTGGTIPDS; this is translated from the exons ATG CTGGTGCTTGGGGCCTACAGAGAGCcggaaaagagctgggaccaggATTATGATCActttctgcttcctcttctGGACGACCAGGAGCCCTGCTACATCCTGTACCGCCTCGACTCCCAGAATGCACAGGGTTACGAGTGGATCTTCATATCGTGGTCACCTGACCAGTCTCCA GTGAAACAGAAGATGTTGTATGCTGCCACGCGTGCCACAGTGAAGAAAGAGTTTGGGGGTGGCCATGTAAAATATGAGATGTTCGGCACAGCTGAG GAGGACATCTGTTTGCTGGGCTACCAGCGTCATGTGTCATCTTGCTCCGGTCCTGCCCCCCTCACATTAGCTGAGCAGGAGCTCCAGAGGATCAAAATCACAGAG AGCCGGGTCAAACAG GTGAAAACAGAGATCAGCGTGGAGAGTAAGCACCAGACACTTCAGGGCCTCGCTTTCCCGCTGCAGGAGACAGCCAAAAGGGCCCTACAGCAACTTGCCCAAAAACGCATTAACTACATACAACTG AGGTTGGATGTAGAGAAGGAGACAATCGAGCTGGTCCATTCCAACCCGACAGAAACCCGAGATTTGCCCCGCAGAGTTCCCAAAGACACTCCCAGATACCACTTCTTCCTTTACAAACACTCCCACGAAGGAGACTACCTGGAATCTGTTG TGTTCATATACTCAATGCCAGGATACAGCTGCAGCATTAAGGAGCGGATGTTGTATTCCAGCTGCAAGAGTCGACTactggaggaggtggagaaagtTTACCATTTGGAAATTGCTAAAAAG TTGGAGATTGATGACGGAGATGAACTAACAGAGGATTTTCTGTATGACGAGGTCCATCCCAAGCAGCACGCCCACAAACAAGCCTTTGCTAAGCCCCGTGGCCCAGCAGGAAAAAGGGGGCACAAGCGCCTCATTAAGGGGACAGGAGGCACCATACCGGACAGCTAG
- the tcta gene encoding T-cell leukemia translocation-altered gene protein homolog, whose product MEEPWDFEFLSRIADSCLSFLSEFVDDWLANDMRVSIFKILLSWLIFSLIAIHFAWKVYGNTVNDMYYRQGTGQNGGTPDTAPHLSGWESRAGETLKTHRD is encoded by the exons ATGGAGGAACCGTGGGATTTTGAGTTTTTATCCCGCATCGCTGACAGCTGCTTGTCGTTCCTCTCCGAATTTGTTGACGACTGGCTCGCCAACGATATGAGAGTCTCCATATTCAAAATCTTACTCAGCTGGTTAATTTTTAGCCTTATCGCAATTCACTTTGCGTGGAAAGTCTACGGGAATACGGTGAACGATATGTATTATCGACAGG GGACTGGACAGAACGGAGGCACACCTGATACAGCGCCCCACCTGAGTGGATG GGAAAGTAGAGCAGGAGAAACCCTGAAGACGCATCGAGATTAA